attttgattctaatagttatttttttttactacgaCAGGACCTGTTAAGTGAGCAAAATATACCAACAATTTCCATTAATGCAAGCAGCAAGCCCAAAAGAGTGAGGCATCAGCTACTCAACAATGTACAGCCACTTCTAACCAATAGAGAGTCGCTCTTTCAAAAATGCCAACCAATTACATGTCCCCAAGCCCATAAACTGCTGTCCTCCTCCTACAAATATTACAGTGCTTTTGGCTTTTGGGATCCAGTTCAGGTGAGTGTtggatattaaaatatataagataaataaaaaaaactaaactaaactatgcatttacaattatatttttttctgcagcTATATAATGAAAGAGACATAATACATCCACAATTATGGCCTTTTGATCATTCATATCCATTGATCTTCAACCATTTTATCTACTTCTTTGAATCTAAAGAGAACCGCAGCACATTTATGCTGAACCCTTTGAAATATATACACCAGCCCAAGCCCACCCCATCTCTTCCCATTAGATTAGCTGTCATTGGCCCTCCAAAATCCGGTAAAACTACAGGTACGTTCTGAAGTGTTTATTCATCAAATGCTTGCATATCCTTAtccttttgtcatttgttttatcAGTTGCAGAGATGTTTGCCAAAAAATATGGTTTGGCTAGACTTTCAATTGGCTGTGCCCTTCGCATGATGCTGgagacacatgaacacacagacCTTGGTGTTCAGATAAAAAATCATCTCAACCAGGGCCAGGTTGTACCTGATGAACTGGCCATTCAAGCTTTAGAAATTGTGCTAATGTGCTCAGTTTACAATGCTCAGGGGTAAGAATATACTTTGATCCTCACAAATGTATTTAGTGAGACCATCATACTATACAGTTATATCATGTTTGTAGGTATGTCTTGGATGGATTCCCAGTGACCATTAAGCAAGCACAGTTTATGGCATCTCGGAACATCATTCCTATGGTTGTTGCAGAGCTTAAGTTAGACACATTAGAAGTTTTGAAAAGAGGCCTAACAGACAAGATGAAGCCTAAACCATATGTGATGCACAACAGTGCCGAAATCCTCCACATCCGTAACTCCTGTTTCAAACAAGAAGCTAAGTTTGTTAGACAATACTtccagcaacaatgcaaaaactGGATACAACTGGATGGGATGAAGAGCAAGTGGTGGATctggaaaaacattttaaaggaaGTTAgcaaatgtgtgaaaaatatTCACAACTACCTGCAAAGGACACACAGTGGTAAGGCTCAAATCTGAGgtaatttttttactttcagtgACATATGTTTTACTTTCCATTTTTCATATGTTTTACTTTCCAGGGAAAGCCGCCAGCATAAATAGGATGTGCATTACCCCAAAGGAGCTGCAGTATCAGATCGGGAGATTTGGATATTACTGTCCTGTCTGTCTGGTCCTAGAGAGCCACCTAGTGGAGTGCTCTGAAACTCCAGATTTGACTCATGATGCTGCTGAATACAGGGGTTACTACTACATCATGTGTGGAGAAAAGCATTTGGAAGTTAGTGTCCCCAGTTAACTGTTAAAAAGATAAACATTGACAAAAATAACTATGTCTTGATTCTATTTTTTGTTTCCTAAGTTGTTCTTAGAAACCCCAGAGCAGTTTGCAGCTGCGGacagtcctcacacactcccaCCTCCACACCTTCTGCCAAAAAAACTTAATGGGATACAAGTGAAAAACAAGTTCCCACAACAAGTAGAGTTGAGGGGTTTCTGTCCTGTCACCTATCGTGATGGAAAGCAAAGGTACTATTTCATcgtcatttaaaacataaaattttcTTTACACTGTATAAACATTTACAGGTATGAAGCTTTAGCTCGTGGAAACATGGAATATGCTGTTGAATATCGTGAACGGATCTATGTCTTTGAGACTGAGCAGAAACGGGCAAAGTTTTTAAGGTGACTATTTCTGtaatctttatattttatatgtttgttaCTGGAATTGACATTATCCTATTTTGACTGAAGGACTCCTGAAATGTACTGGGACCAGAGGCTTCCTGAGAAAATTCCTCCTCTCTGTGAACCTGTACCCCTTAGCTCCATTCCAAATTTAGGCTATTTGGAACAGGTAATTTGTCCCTAGCATATAAAGGTCCCTATCATGTGTAGACCATTTTAatagaaatgtttttgtaacactTGCAGGGGGTTGCTGTATCAGTCATCAAGGCTGTGACTGCTGTAGGGTGTCTTAAACCGAAGTATCCATTTCTTAGTGTACAAACATCTTCTCTCCTATATGTGGCCTACTATCTGAAAGGTAAACAAAATAAGGCTGTTGAACTGATTAAAACAACCTTGAACCTTAAAACATGcttctttttgtgtgttgtaGCGTTCAACCCTAAGAGCACAGACTATGTTCGTCAGAAGTACAAGAAGAAGTTGGCTTTGTTTGAAGAGGATTGTGCTCTTATTCCCTATCTGATTTCAACCATGCGAGGCGATTACAAGCCTCTGAGTGCACAACCCATAGACTTTGAATTCAAACTCAACAAGTTTCTGGCTTTGGAAGacacacaaagaaaaaatgtttaactttgtttacCATTTCGTATTTGCTACATCTTGTCAATTAATAGGGAATCATATAATTTTTATCTATACATATGCAAAATTAAAGCATCTGTTTTGAATGTATAGGCAATATGATGCAATTATCTCTAGCCTGTCTTGAATACCCATATGATTTTTTCGAATaaaaaagaacagagaaaacTACTTTTATGATACTTGAATGTCAACCAAAGCATTTAACACTGTAAGCATATTTTAACATACTTCTGATGGACAGCCATATGTTGAAACATGTTGGAAGCAGGGGCCACAGACTGGGGAACACACAGCTGGTCATTCAAATAGATGCTTTTAACACAACATTGACAGAGCAGAGGTACCTTTAAAAAGATTTTACATGTTAATAGGTTAATAGggccttatttttttttttttattttgtgaattgTTATGAATAAAATCATAAGGGTCAATTCATCAGGAGGATTGAGGACCATAGTGTTTTTGTAATACCTAAGTATGCCGGAGGGAGGCGTGTAGTAAACAGATGTCTAGTAGAAGAAGACAGCCCCATGAGAAAGCAGAGGGCGCGAACGGAAATGATTATGGGTTTGTGTTCTTCTGCTAAGTTAGGTATGACACACTTTAACGGCTGATACATAATTCTATATACTGGTCAAATAAACGACCATCTTGCTCTGATAGGCGTTTTACTCATGTGGTTTATGCTCGTGCAGCTACCCCAACTATCCAGTGCGTTGCTAAGCTTCATTCTTTCTTAAGGAATGACAGAATACAAACGTGTTGCTAAATCAGTTTGAGGTTACTTCCATTAAAAGTTGCTAGCTTAATCTAAATTGTGTGCAGACAACTATTTAACTGTGTACAATTTCATCATTATGTCTATTTACTTTTCCGGGTTCGTTTTGTTCTCTGGATAAGCCTAAGGAGTGCTGTAATCGAAAATGTCCAAACGACGAAACAGCTCGCTAAATGACAACCCCAGTAAACGAGTCAGATCTgcgagggaggaagaggagcgagaCGAAAATGTTGACGACAGTGAAGTAGACGATCTTCTGACGGGACCGGTACAATAATGGCTCTGTAAATGATCGTAAATTGATGTGTGGAAGCATTCAAATGAATTCCGCGTGTGTTgtcgttttgtgtgtgtgtgtagctgcTGGCTGCGGGTGAGGTAGTAAGTGATGCTGGGATCGTGGAGAGCATCACCCTCAAGAACTTCATGTGCCATTCGCTCCTAGGTCCCTTTGCATTTGGCTCAAATGTAAACTTTGTTGTTGGAAATAATGGAAGTAAGTTGAATGCATGTACTGGTTTTAATGCAGATGTAAtttgtatgtaacttttctggtggagggtttgctacctgcttgtctccacagagatgttattgatttgcctacAATGTTctctttatctccatggagacaagcatccacctggccaagttacaggtcagatctgtgaagaggcacaCTCGCACtatcaatgcatgtttttatgtgtgcgagaaacatttcaggcaaataaataacctctccatggagacaagcatgtggtggACCACCCAGCATAAGAATTACACAgttcactttaaaaaaatattatagttGGACAAAATTGTACATTAAAATTCCATTACAAAAGAAAGTACTCTTATATAGTCATAGTGAAGtgtcaaaaatgtacaaaacttgacacaaaaaaaaaaaaacttatataaattattaataatattaattataataatgcttacaacaacaacaacaataataataataataataataataatataacttaAATAACTTGTAATCAAATCACACATTACATACTTATTCCAGAAGAATGCATCTTGCAGATACTTCTGCAACAGATTTGAAAATAGTTTTATATTGTGCTTTGCTAAAATGTTAAGTTGTAAGTAAATACATTACATACGTTACATTTTTGTGTATTCGAAATGTTTCCTTGTCAGGTGGGAAAAGTGCCATTCTAACAGCTCTTATTGTTGCCCTTGGTGGAAATGCACAAGCTACAAACAGAGGTGTGGCACTCAAGGGCTTTGTCAAGGAAGGTGAAAGGTAaggggacttttttttaaaagttttgttcagttttgttattACTAGTTTgcgtgtttgtttttagttctgCAGAAGTGTCCATTACTCTGCGTAATAAAGGAAGAGATGCCTTTAAACCTGACGTATATGGCTCATCAATTACAATAGACATGAGAATATCACACGATGGGCTGAGAACTTATAAATTGAAAAGTAAAGCAGGTATGTCACCAATATCAGCAGTTTATTACATTAGCACTGGTTTATCAGACactgagatttttattttataggtCAAGTTGTTACCACCAAAAAGGATGAACTTTTATGTATCTTGGATAACTTTAATATCCAGGTAAGCATTTACAATTTTTGTTGCCAATACACAGTAgtgtgtagtagcagtagcagtagcagtagcagtagcagtagcagtagcagtagtagtagtagtagtagtagtagtagtagtagtagtagtagtagtagtagtagtagtagtagtagtagtagtagtagtagtagtagtagtagtagtagtagtagtgaaaggaatacacattgtgtttttgttgggggtttttttggttgttgtttttttggacaGTTCATGTGTAAAGGCAcagtaaaatgtatgttttatgatTTTCAAAGGTCAATAACCCTGTGTCCATTCTTACACAAGAAATGAGTAAATACTTCCTTCATTCCAAAGGAGAGGGGGACAAATACCAGGTTCATTTTTGAGcgtgtttggttttatttttgctttaacagtggaaaacaaaacaactttttttctgtGTAGTTTTTCATGAAAGCTACTCAGCTGGAGCAGATGAGAGAAGACTTTGTCCACATCAAATCAACAAAGTCTGTTACAGAAGATAAAGTTGAACAACACAGTGAGGTAAATGCCTGCATCACATCTGTCTTGTATTATATTagattatttgtatatatataagaGGGTTCCTGCAAGTAGCACCtgtagttgtatttgtgtttttgacagTTACTGAAGGACTTGAAGCGTAAATATCTTGAAAAAGAAGACCGCTACAAAAGTCTGGCATCTCTGGATGAAATGCACACCAAACTTGAGGAACTGCAGAAACAAATGGCCTGGGCTTTGGTGAGAAATATACTGCGCTCCCAGTCCAAGGACTTTAGTATCTGaaacaatgtgtttttcttttggggCAGGTGCTGGAAATGGAGAAGGAGCTGGAACCATTGAAAGAGAAGCTTGGAGCTGACAAGAAGTCAACAAAGAAATATGATGAGAAAGTAGAAGAATGGAAGGTGGGTTTCTCACCATTGTAAAATCCCAAAATAAATTGAGATACAGCTGTATTTATGTTTGGATTTTATAATGAATCTGTCTGGATGTCTCAATTGTCACCGCTTTTTCACCATTGTTGCACGGGATCTTACAAAAGTAAACCTCACTACTCTAATGGGTGTGTTATTTTCCATTATTGCACAGATTAAGATTGAAGAGGCAGAGAAAAGCTACAAACAAACCCAAGAACAGTTAGAAAAGATCACTCTGCAAGTCCAAGAGCTTCAACCTAAATGTGCTGAGCTTAAAGCCGAAACTCAGAGACTCTATTCTCTTCTGAAATCCAGCGAGGTCAGAAATACTCACACATATCTACAAACATTCAAGTGCACATGGCAGGttgtcatgtttttctaatgatTACTTCATTTGATGGGAATTGTGGTCagtatttagttttacattagtCAAGTGGATGTttgtgaatacattttttttgtaattacagTATAATAAGTTTGGTTGACAGGTAACCGTTATCTGtggcccatgtccaaccaggaagtcaaattatacACAAAAATTGTCAGACTGGGGAAAACTAAGCAAGAAAATCCTGAATCGAATGATGTTTACTAAAGTCAAAAGTGTTACATGCACTTCAAACCGTTTTTACTGAATGTATAAAAGTGTGATCATTTTTGTCTTGATATTTCTTCTTTAGCTCACTGTTCACAGATGCAGGGCAAACCTAAGAGATCTAGAAAAGGATAAAATTCAACTCTCAACAAGAATAAATGATTTGAAGCTGAGGTATGATCCTCCTTATGCTGACACTGTGACATCATCATGCATATTAACTCTCCTAACATTATTGTTTGTGTGTAGCATTAGTCAGACCACAGGAGCTGAGAGCCAGGCCAGGATGGAGAAAATACAACAGATTAAGACAGAAATTGAAAACCTGAGACACCAAATCTCCACTCTGGGGCAGCAGATTGATCAGTACCAACACGCCTGTGGCCGGGCCAAAGAAGAGCAAGCAAAGATGAGGTAGACCAATGATACAAATTACTAAGGTGACAAAAGTTATTATGTATGTAAATGAATGGTGTCTAAATCAAGGACgttgatttttgtatttttgagcatgTAATGAATTGATTCTTGTCAAATAATTAATTTACTGTAAAGATACCTTTTTATCCACATTACTTTAGTGTCACATGCATTGTACCTGCTTACAGGCGAGAGAATGATGCCCTTACCAAGTCCATGGTAGCCAATAGGAGAAACCTTCAAACATTGGAGAGCAGTCGTTCCAATCGTCTGCGCCGCTTTGGAGAACACATGCCTGCTCTTCTTAATGCCATTCAGGAGGCTCACCGCAGAGGCCAGTTCAGACATATTCCTCGTGGACCTTTAGGTACACTCCTCCCCAGACCAGACTATAGCTAATATAGaaaaagtacttataaactaATAAATTTTCTATCACGTTTGTAGGTTTTCTAGTCAGCCTGAAGGACCCAGACCATGCCTTAGCAGTGGAGGTGTGCTTTAAAAGTCTTTTGCTGGCCTTCATATGTGATAACCATGACGATGAGAAAGTACTGCAAGGGCTTATGGCTCGAGTGTTCCCATCAGGACGAAGGCCCACCATTATAACCAGCACCTTTTTGCCAAAGGTGCATGACACAACGAGGAGGTGTGAACAAGTGTATTCAATAGTCTTTAATGTATTTTGCTGCCATTTTGAAAGATTGTAACTCAAATATTGCTGCTTTATCAGAGGTGTGAATCATCCGGAGTATCCCTctgtgcttcaagcactggagATCGAGGACCCAGCTGTAGCCAACTGCCTTATTGACCAAAGGGGCATTGAAACTGTTCTTCTTATAAAGGTAACAACTTCAAGCTATACATTTACATGGACTGACAAGCCAAAAAGGTAAATGTTTCTTTATTTCTGTCtactttgtttttcatttgcattGCACTGGTGATGTGTGCAGAATCGTACAGAAGCAAGAAGAGTGATTCAAGGCCGAAACCCTCCTCAAAACTGTACCCAGGCCTTTTCTAAAGATGGTGATCAGATCTTTCCTAACCGCAGTTATGCAGCAGAACAGCAAAGGGCCAACTACTTGTCTGGGGATGTGGAGGAGGAGATAAGGTATGTAAGACAAAAGGGATGCCTACCAAAATTCATATGAAAGTATGTTGGCAACTAAATAATTCACaattatttttgtcagacaCTTGCAGAGAGAGCTAGAAAACCAGACTGGCCAGTCGTCTCGCTTTAACCGACAGCTGAAGAAGATGGATGATGATGTAAGACAAAACGATTCTTTGCTGAGAAGAGCACATGCAGAGCAGAGATATGTCgaagtaaacttttttttattcaaactattttatttttattctttttattcaaaatttCAAATGCATTAATTGTTTGTTACAGAACAAGATCACGAAGTTGCAGCTTGAGCTCACTGACCTGCAAAATGTGGAAGAGCCCCAATCAGAAGATCTTAGTCCTTTGGTaaaatatatcatattttaaaatgatagcgataattgaaatgtattccaaCAATatcaagaaaataataaaatatgtttactcTGCTTCTTCTACAGGAGGAAGATCTTCAGGATATTGTTTCAAAAATCACTTCCAAACGCACAGAGTATGAAGAAGCAAAGATTCAGATGGCTGACCTAAAGGCATCATATGATAAGGCAGAGCGGAAGTACAAGCAGCACAAAGACCAGATAAACACTATCGCTGAGGAAGCAGACTTTGTCAAAGTAAACCTTTGTATTCATGAGCATGAATATAATCAACTTTGGTCACTTTCTTTACATTAAACCATataatcaaatatattattttacagGATGAGCTCGGTAAAACTGATCAGGAAGTGTTGAAGTGCAGACATCATAAAAAACACTATGATGAAAAACGTGCTGCTCATctgaacaatatacaaactcaggaaaatAATCTCAACAGCAAAGAGAACGAGCTAGAGGTAcactcagtttttttttgtttacctgTGATATTATGTTATACTTAATATGGATACAGTATTTGAGCGTTTTCTATATCTGCTCAGGCTTCAATTGCCAAAGCTTCAGAGATCTGTGCAGAGCGTCTGGAGGTGCGCCGAACGGCCCGCAGTCTGGACACCGAGATCAACCGCCTCAAAGTTAAGATTAGCACTCAACAGGAGCAACAAGGCGACCGTGAGGAAGTTGTAAGGTGTGGACCTATTGCGTTGcatacacatttaaagagggcGTATTATGCaaagtggttttttttttttttttagttttctgacatgttccctcatcaaaaacatgcctaaaatgGTTTAATATGTAATCTTTTGATCTTTCCCGGGCACTGCCATTATCTCACACACTGTTGTACAGGCAGTACCATGAGGCTCTGGAGAACTATAAAAACATGGCACAACAGATGAAGAACCTCAACAGCTTCATCAAAAGCCTTGATAATGTTCTGAACGACAGACTGCAGGTTTACGCTGAGCTCAGAAGGTAAGTTTAAGTTATGTTAGTTACACtggttatttaatttaatttgtaatataaaaaatcataaatttaatatatttttgaaacCTTTTCTTTTCCATTCAGATTTCTTTCTGCTCGCTGTAAATACTACTTTGATAGCATGCTGGCTCAAAGAGGCTACACAGGAACCATGACATTCAACCACAAGGATGAAACCCTCTCCATTTCGGTAAGCATTGAAAAGTTATGAAAAAACTTAGtgtttacacataaaataataatatataaaatatactgAAGACCACAAATAGAGGctacatttttactttagtttgaaattgtagaTGTGAGTGTGCTTGTATTGGTAGGTTCAGCCGGGTCCAGGGAACAAGGCTGACCTGAGTGACATGCGCTCACTGTCTGGAGGCGAGCGCTCCTTCTCCACCGTCTGCTTTGTTCTCTCACTCTGGGCCATCACTGAG
This sequence is a window from Periophthalmus magnuspinnatus isolate fPerMag1 chromosome 24, fPerMag1.2.pri, whole genome shotgun sequence. Protein-coding genes within it:
- the si:dkey-119f1.1 gene encoding structural maintenance of chromosomes protein 6-like → MSKRRNSSLNDNPSKRVRSAREEEERDENVDDSEVDDLLTGPLLAAGEVVSDAGIVESITLKNFMCHSLLGPFAFGSNVNFVVGNNGSGKSAILTALIVALGGNAQATNRGVALKGFVKEGESSAEVSITLRNKGRDAFKPDVYGSSITIDMRISHDGLRTYKLKSKAGQVVTTKKDELLCILDNFNIQVNNPVSILTQEMSKYFLHSKGEGDKYQFFMKATQLEQMREDFVHIKSTKSVTEDKVEQHSELLKDLKRKYLEKEDRYKSLASLDEMHTKLEELQKQMAWALVLEMEKELEPLKEKLGADKKSTKKYDEKVEEWKIKIEEAEKSYKQTQEQLEKITLQVQELQPKCAELKAETQRLYSLLKSSELTVHRCRANLRDLEKDKIQLSTRINDLKLSISQTTGAESQARMEKIQQIKTEIENLRHQISTLGQQIDQYQHACGRAKEEQAKMRRENDALTKSMVANRRNLQTLESSRSNRLRRFGEHMPALLNAIQEAHRRGQFRHIPRGPLGFLVSLKDPDHALAVEVCFKSLLLAFICDNHDDEKVLQGLMARVFPSGRRPTIITSTFLPKVHDTTRRGVNHPEYPSVLQALEIEDPAVANCLIDQRGIETVLLIKNRTEARRVIQGRNPPQNCTQAFSKDGDQIFPNRSYAAEQQRANYLSGDVEEEIRHLQRELENQTGQSSRFNRQLKKMDDDVRQNDSLLRRAHAEQRYVENKITKLQLELTDLQNVEEPQSEDLSPLEEDLQDIVSKITSKRTEYEEAKIQMADLKASYDKAERKYKQHKDQINTIAEEADFVKDELGKTDQEVLKCRHHKKHYDEKRAAHLNNIQTQENNLNSKENELEASIAKASEICAERLEVRRTARSLDTEINRLKVKISTQQEQQGDREEVVRQYHEALENYKNMAQQMKNLNSFIKSLDNVLNDRLQVYAELRRFLSARCKYYFDSMLAQRGYTGTMTFNHKDETLSISVQPGPGNKADLSDMRSLSGGERSFSTVCFVLSLWAITEAPFRCLDEFDVYMDMVNRRISMDMMLKVAAGQLYRQFIFLTPQNMGSLPVSKIIRVLRLKDPDRGQSAALGPANHENQ